The Arachis hypogaea cultivar Tifrunner chromosome 16, arahy.Tifrunner.gnm2.J5K5, whole genome shotgun sequence genome contains a region encoding:
- the LOC112758447 gene encoding uncharacterized protein isoform X2 encodes MRIRKSHAFLSSPHFPPTPPSDPHRSPGLVQLTTANLHHRQRGSDHGAQPSDQPINGWDDSSGESGAHRQHIKQDPSVEDDYDYDDGRREDSGEDSEDKKSNHSRKGNIFGSSQTLPPAPPLNLYSSTPLQDERWCEEEKAIPFKKRRGSFDNMGMSDGKKTKARMKTKMNNKCSNNNKSEEEKVKGKKKKKGRGSAVMEGSRCSRVNGRGWRCCQQTLVGYSLCEHHLGKGRLRSMTSVRNRSTTTKVVVQQQQQHAHDRGNNNNNPSSSSSSDKLSVKTIMGGGSSNKRKMKQLGMVKARSINSLLGQTTNTPIAHT; translated from the exons ATGAGGATCCGCAAAAGCCATGCGTTTTTATCTTCCCCCCACTTTCCGCCCACTCCTCCGTCAGATCCCCACCGCTCACCAGGGCTGGTGCAACTCACCACCGCAAATCTCCACCACCGACAACGTGGCTCCGATCATGGTGCTCAACCGTCTGATCAACCTATCAACGGCTGGGATGATTCCTCCGGTGAGAGTGGGGCACACAGACAGCACATCAAGCAAGACCCTTCG GTGGaggatgattatgattatgatgatggAAGAAGAGAAGACAGTGGTGAAGACTCGGAGGACAAGAAAAGTAATCATTCCAG GAAAGGAAACATCTTTGGTTCTTCTCAAACACTGCCACCAGCACCACCGTTAAACCTTTATTCTTCGACTCCTCTTCAAG ATGAGAGATGGTGTGAGGAAGAGAAAGCGATTCCTTTCAAGAAACGAAGAGGGAGCTTTGACAACATGGGAATGAGTGATGGTAAGAAGACGAAGGCGAGGATGAAGACGAAGATGAACAACAAGTGCAGTAATAACAACAAGAGTGAAGAGGAGAAGgtgaaagggaagaagaagaagaaggggaggGGCAGTGCAGTAATGGAAGGCTCACGGTGCAGTCGTGTGAATGGAAGAGGTTGGAGGTGTTGCCAACAAACTCTTGTTGGTTACTCCCTCTGTGAGCATCACTTGGGCAAAGGAAGACTCAGAAGCATGACAAGTGTTCGAAACCGTTCTACAACAACAAAGGTGGTggtgcaacaacaacaacaacatgctCATGATcgtggtaataataataataatccttcatcttcttcttcttctgataaGCTCAGCGTGAAGACGATAATGGGTGGTGGTAGTAGCAACAAGAGGAAGATGAAGCAGCTTGGAATGGTGAAAGCTCGATCCATAAACAGCTTACTGGGCCAAACAACTAACACACCCATTGCGCACACTTAG
- the LOC112758447 gene encoding uncharacterized protein isoform X1 encodes MRIRKSHAFLSSPHFPPTPPSDPHRSPGLVQLTTANLHHRQRGSDHGAQPSDQPINGWDDSSGESGAHRQHIKQDPSVEDDYDYDDGRREDSGEDSEDKKSNHSRKGNIFGSSQTLPPAPPLNLYSSTPLQVLYADERWCEEEKAIPFKKRRGSFDNMGMSDGKKTKARMKTKMNNKCSNNNKSEEEKVKGKKKKKGRGSAVMEGSRCSRVNGRGWRCCQQTLVGYSLCEHHLGKGRLRSMTSVRNRSTTTKVVVQQQQQHAHDRGNNNNNPSSSSSSDKLSVKTIMGGGSSNKRKMKQLGMVKARSINSLLGQTTNTPIAHT; translated from the exons ATGAGGATCCGCAAAAGCCATGCGTTTTTATCTTCCCCCCACTTTCCGCCCACTCCTCCGTCAGATCCCCACCGCTCACCAGGGCTGGTGCAACTCACCACCGCAAATCTCCACCACCGACAACGTGGCTCCGATCATGGTGCTCAACCGTCTGATCAACCTATCAACGGCTGGGATGATTCCTCCGGTGAGAGTGGGGCACACAGACAGCACATCAAGCAAGACCCTTCG GTGGaggatgattatgattatgatgatggAAGAAGAGAAGACAGTGGTGAAGACTCGGAGGACAAGAAAAGTAATCATTCCAG GAAAGGAAACATCTTTGGTTCTTCTCAAACACTGCCACCAGCACCACCGTTAAACCTTTATTCTTCGACTCCTCTTCAAG TATTGTATGCAGATGAGAGATGGTGTGAGGAAGAGAAAGCGATTCCTTTCAAGAAACGAAGAGGGAGCTTTGACAACATGGGAATGAGTGATGGTAAGAAGACGAAGGCGAGGATGAAGACGAAGATGAACAACAAGTGCAGTAATAACAACAAGAGTGAAGAGGAGAAGgtgaaagggaagaagaagaagaaggggaggGGCAGTGCAGTAATGGAAGGCTCACGGTGCAGTCGTGTGAATGGAAGAGGTTGGAGGTGTTGCCAACAAACTCTTGTTGGTTACTCCCTCTGTGAGCATCACTTGGGCAAAGGAAGACTCAGAAGCATGACAAGTGTTCGAAACCGTTCTACAACAACAAAGGTGGTggtgcaacaacaacaacaacatgctCATGATcgtggtaataataataataatccttcatcttcttcttcttctgataaGCTCAGCGTGAAGACGATAATGGGTGGTGGTAGTAGCAACAAGAGGAAGATGAAGCAGCTTGGAATGGTGAAAGCTCGATCCATAAACAGCTTACTGGGCCAAACAACTAACACACCCATTGCGCACACTTAG